In the Podospora pseudocomata strain CBS 415.72m chromosome 5, whole genome shotgun sequence genome, one interval contains:
- a CDS encoding hypothetical protein (EggNog:ENOG503P50M): MLFQAPQLGALGVTFTVMRASQFACLISVIGLCANFINEIATAEHSPPSELVGALIVAVTAIIYVIITYILYYDNMLSMLTTAGLDSLLLVASIVVASLIGKPLSMLNCAALPSSEWSSGLFSSAPSPIKSIITKTVSYISFVLLDQTTCYQIKAVWGLCITICLLFAFSTLACLGLWQRIRRETKNKDIEG, encoded by the exons ATGCTGTTCCAAGCACCGCAGCTCGGCGCCTTGGGCGTCACATTTACTGTCATGAGGGCATCACAGTTTGCGTGCCTCATTTCTGTCATTGGTCTTTGTGCCAACTTCATCAACGAGATTGCCACAGCCGAGCACAGTCCCCCATCAGAGCTTGTCGGTGCTCTGATAGTG GCTGTCACAGCCATAATCTATGTGATCATCACATACATCTTGTACTACGACAACATGCTCTCGATGCTGACCACTGCTGGTctcgacagcctcctcctcgttgcCTCCATCGTCGTAGCTTCCTTGATTGGAAAGCCACTTTCCATGCTCAACTGCGCTGCTCTCCCATCCTCAGAATGGTCTTCCGGCCTGTTTTCGTCCGCACCTTCCCCAATCAAGtcgatcatcaccaagaccGTTTCCTACATCAGCTTCGTTTTGCTTGACCAGACGACCTGCTACCAAATCAAGGCTGTGTGGGGATTGTGCATCACCATCTGCCTGCTCTTCGCCTTTTCCACACTGGCCTGCCTCGGCCTCTGGCAACGCATCCGTCGCGagaccaagaacaaggataTTGAGGGTTAG
- a CDS encoding hypothetical protein (EggNog:ENOG503PCPN; CAZy:GH7; COG:G): MPLLSIFLLPLLLPSSLAQKKGNLSPETHPPFQWAQCTSPTNCTTINSSLVLDANWRWVHDVKYRNCVEQNPDGTQWWNPAVCDLGDESPASTNNCTSKCLLEGAGDYRSSYGITTTNATLMQKLVTRIEFATNYGSRLFLLEKKDRYQTFVLLGNELSFEVDLSTVGCGVNAALGFVAMDADGGVERHEPWNEAGAEYGTGYCDGWCQDRQRFVGGRAATNKQGARGYQWQSDGACCPEFAVWNSNAHSYSMSSHICENDDYEPCPGPWCDPTYYDPDERGVPPKCARKGCEYNPYRMGAKEFYGKGKLVDTTRNVVTRWEEDRQYQFFIQDGKRIDVPAPTWDGLPKQSGLSKEMCDVQANVFMEQDIWAVHNGWPTHQRQVLSRPMVLVTSIDAADWYTWNTWLDSSKIPPYDDRDPGVERGPCPWEDNEPSIARASNGQAKVVWSNIRFGPIGSTVEL, from the exons atgcctctcctctccatcttcctcctccccctcctcctcccttcatCCCTCGCCCAAAAGAAAGGCAACCTCAGCCCCGAGacccaccctcccttccaATGGGCACAAtgcacctcccccaccaactGCACAAcaatcaactcctccctcgtcctcgacgccAACTGGCGCTGGGTCCACGACGTCAAGTATCGCAACTGCGTGGAGCAAAACCCAGACGGCACCCAGTGGTGGAACCCCGCCGTTTGCGACCTAGGTGATGAAAGTCCGGCATCAACTAACAATTGCACCTCAAAGTGCCTTCTCGAAGGAGCTGGGGACTATCGTTCGAGCTATGGCATCACTACCACCAACGCCACCCTGATGCAGAAGCTGGTGACGAGGATCGAATTCGCTACCAATTATGGTTCAAGGCTTTTcttgctggagaagaaggatagaTACCAGACTTTTGTGCTGTTGGGGAATGAGCTTAGTTTTGAGGTGGATTTGTCGACTGTTGGGTGTGGGGTCAATGCTGCGTTGGGGTTTGTGGCTATGGATgctgatgggggggtggagaggcatGAGCCGTGGAATGAGGCTGGGGCGGAGTATGGGACTGGGTATTGTGACGGCTGGTGTCAGGATAGGCAGAGAtttgttggggggagggccGCGACGAATAAACAGGGGGCGCGGGGGTACCAGTGGCAAAGTGATGGGGCTTGTTGTCCCGAATTTGCGGTTTG GAACTCGAACGCTCATTCATACTCGATGTCTTCGCATATTTGTGAGAATGATGATTATGAACCATGCCCCGGACCCTGGTGCGACCCCACGTATTATGATCCTGACGAGAGGGGCGTTCCACCAAAGTGTGCCAGGAAAGGGTGCGAGTACAACCCGTATAGGATGGGGGCGAAGGAGTTttatgggaaggggaagctgGTTGATACCACAAGGAA CGTTGTGACTCGTTGGGAAGAAGACCGTCAGTATCAGTTCTTTATCCAAGATGGGAAAAGGATTGATGTCCCAGCTCCAACGTGGGATGGGCTCCCAAAGCAAAGCGGCTTAAGTAAGGAAATGTGTGATGTACAGGCCAACGTCTTTATGGAGCAAGACATCTGGGCGGTGCATAATGGCTGGCCGACACACCAAAGGCAGGTGTTGAGCCGGCCCATGGTGTTGGTCACATCGATTGATGCGGCTGAT TGGTATACGTGGAACACCTGGCTTGACTCATCCAAGATACCCCCTTATGATGACCGGGATCCTGGTGTCGAGCGTGGACCCTGTCCATGGGAGGATAATGAACCCTCGATTGCTCGAGCAAGCAATGGTCAAGC AAAGGTTGTGTGGTCCAACATCAGATTTGGGCCTATTGGGTCAACAGTTGAACTGTGA
- a CDS encoding hypothetical protein (EggNog:ENOG503NYIQ; COG:I), whose translation MKPFPEAPGGHTPKTFPFNLLRWRFLPIFLGLSYILYCKLTSQPIFAHPLPQHTGPYAVGAIDIESPVMPVRTIDTARFKATSTPAFDLQTVLFTVYYPTTYAAAKASTVKRHPWIPRPLYLRAQGYAKAAHISNWLVNKIFEIALKTLAGSITIPAAVDAPLSDTATRYSQFATSWDKAETQEQVLENAQVGGHPVIIFSHGTVSSRTDYSHYAGELAARGYVVVMLEHRDGSCPGSMIKRKGLPKEKRLIFDESEVETADGREISVEDFHKAQLSFREAEIEEAVRVMKLINMGRGADVYELNPRGEGVDLVNWAGRLNTDEMIVAGHSYGATGAMQALRGGPTPMRPFKGAIILDPGKQSGPLNRDINVPMLVVHSNSWSSKTSIFYGRAHFDTVKEIVEENNERGNPTWFMTSLGTSHPSVTDAPLLEPWILSFTTGATIDVYQGLRQYVHVAEDFLAFLGDGKARGLLAERAEFPQYDAGSGLGMWQPGQGDNQQAWEEKGEWWDWRSYWQIHVSPAGNGDKN comes from the coding sequence ATGAAGCCATTCCCAGAAGCTCCCGGGGGGCACACCCCTAAGAccttccccttcaacctcctccgaTGGCgattcctccccatcttcctcggcctAAGCTACATCCTCTACTGCAAACTcacctcccaacccatcTTCGCCCATCCACTCCCCCAACACACTGGCCCCTACGCCGTTGGCGCAATCGATATCGAATCCCCCGTTATGCCCGTGCGCACCATTGACACAGCACGATTCAAGGCAACTTCCACCCCCGCCTTCGACCTCCAAACCGTCCTCTTCACCGTTTACTACCCCACCACctacgccgccgccaaagccTCAACCGTCAAACGCCACCCTTGGATCCCACGACCACTTTACCTCCGTGCTCAGGGTTACGCCAAGGCGGCGCACATCAGCAACTGGCTTGTCAATAAAATCTTTGAGATTGCACTCAAGACGCTGGCCGGGagcatcaccatccccgctGCGGTTGACGCCCCGCTAAGCGACACCGCGACAAGATACTCCCAGTTTGCGACTTCATGGGACAAGGCAGAGACACAGGAGCAGGTGCTGGAGAATGCACAGGTGGGAGGTCACCCGGTTATCATCTTTTCTCATGGGACTGTATCCAGTAGGACGGATTACTCTCATTATGCTGGGGAGCTCGCGGCGAGGGGGTACGTGGTTGTTATGCTTGAGCATCGAGATGGGTCTTGCCCGGGGAGTATGATCAAGCGGAAGGGACTgccgaaggagaagaggctcATTTTCGATGAGAGTGAGGTTGAGACTgctgatgggagggagatcaGCGTGGAGGACTTCCACAAGGCGCAGCTCAGCTTTCGGGAGGCGGAGATTGAAGAGGCGGTTAGGGTTATGAAGTTGATTAATATGGGGCGAGGCGCGGATGTGTATGAGTTGAACCCCAGAGGCGAGGGGGTGGATCTTGTTAACTGGGCCGGGCGGTTGAACACAGATGAGATGATCGTTGCCGGACATAGTTATGGAGCGACTGGGGCCATGCAAGCTTTACGTGGAGGGCCGACGCCAATGAGGCCGTTCAAGGGCGCTATCATCCTTGACCCTGGGAAGCAAAGCGGTCCGTTGAACAGAGATATCAACGTCCCCATGCTTGTGGTGCACAGCAATTCTTGGAGCAGCAAGACGAGCATCTTTTATGGAAGGGCGCACTTTGACACGGTGAAGGAGATCGTGGAGGAGAATAATGAGAGGGGGAATCCGACCTGGTTTATGACTTCTCTGGGCACCTCGCATCCCAGTGTGACGGACGCGCCGTTATTGGAGCCTTGGATTCTGAGCTTCACGACTGGGGCAACAATTGATGTTTATCAGGGGTTGAGACAGTATGTACATGTTGCGGAGGACTTCTTGGCGTTTTTGGGTGATGGAAAGGCAAGGGGGTTGCTGGCTGAGAGGGCTGAGTTTCCTCAGTACGACGCTGGTTctgggttggggatgtggcAGCCTGGTCAGGGTGATAACCAGCAGgcttgggaggagaagggggagtggtgggattGGAGGAGTTACTGGCAGATTCATGTGTCTCCTGCGGGAAATGGTGACAAGAACTGA
- a CDS encoding hypothetical protein (EggNog:ENOG503NYXR; COG:V) — MDHWKPPQLDITAPTAREFPSNGSPGEFCVPATVLLFTTFPIALLLEERIKPCMPHRVSSFSPSHIMDSLPSRLDSLRPKTVELMRIRDTPGLSLGAMHQGTQVCFASYGYRDVE; from the exons ATGGATCACTGGAAACCGCCGCAATTGGACATTACCGCCCCCACCGCCCGTGAGTTCCCTTCCAACGGCTCGCCAGGCG AGTTCTGCGTACCGGCCACTGTGCTTCTCTTCACCACATTTCCCATCGCACTGTTACTCGAGGAGCGTATCAAGCCGTGTATGCCGCATCGCGTATCTTCG TTCAGCCCATCCCACATCATGGACAGCCTCCCATCTCGACTTGATTCTCTGCGTCCAAAGACTGTGGAGCTGATGCGCATTCGTGACACGCCTGGCCTCTCACTCGGTGCCATGCACCAGGGCACCCAAGTGTGCTTCGCCAGCTACGGCTACCGCGATGTTGAGTAA
- a CDS encoding hypothetical protein (EggNog:ENOG503P20E), whose translation MVSFRNIIAGTIALAAPAMAALTSTQIADTLQTLTAKSQALQAPAQQITILNGPLIVVGLGPFPQIIQGFTEIITITTAAVPQIVATPRFELDADRKTVADAFREFVRVHQVLLNILIGKAGLFQTVPIIGQPVAAVLRQLESVVDSAAFALIDVVAGTNGVPEQANSLGNTIEIAIKSYEGLQVTKRENVIPAAAIKAAPIGRRAQMIAA comes from the exons atggtCTCTTTCCGCAACATCATCGCTGGCACTATTGCCCTTGCTGCCCCCGCCATGGCTGctctcacctccacccaGATTGCCGATACGCTCCAAACCTTGACAGCCAAGTCCCAGGCTCTCCAGGCTCCCGCTCAGCAgatcaccatcctcaacggCCCTCTCATCgtcgttggccttggcccTTTCCCT CAAATCATCCAAGGTTTCACTGAGATCATCACTATCACCACTGCCGCCGTCCCTCAGATTGTTGCCACCCCTAGATTCGAGCTCGACGCCGACCGGAAGACCGTCGCCGACGCCTTCCGCGAGTTTGTCCGCGTCCACCAGGTGCTTCTCAACATCTTGATCGGAAAGGCTGGCCTCTTCCAGACCGTCCCCATCATTGGACAGCCCGTTGCCGCCGTCCTTCGCCAGCTCGAgtctgttgttgat TCTGCTGCTTTTGCCCTCATCGATGTCGTCGCTGGCACCAACGGTGTCCCCGAGCAGGCCAACTCTCTCGGCAACACCATTGAAATTGCCATCAAGAGCTACGAGGGTCTCCAGGTTACCAAGCGTGAGAATGTCATTCCCGCTGCTGCCATCAAGGCCGCCCCCATCGGTCGCCGCGCTCAGATGATCGCTGCCTAA